A genomic segment from Cygnus atratus isolate AKBS03 ecotype Queensland, Australia chromosome Z, CAtr_DNAZoo_HiC_assembly, whole genome shotgun sequence encodes:
- the GCNT1 gene encoding beta-1,3-galactosyl-O-glycosyl-glycoprotein beta-1,6-N-acetylglucosaminyltransferase: MLKRKLRFCHNSCFRLFLGLTLILVIVSVLKVNQKPNFLNRRHLELTKEDPTGNINCTKIIEGDIEEIQKVKLETLSISFKKRPKLTANDYINMTADCASFTKMRKYIMEPLSNEEAEFPIAYSIVVYHKIEMLDRLLRSIYAPQNFYCIHVDRKSPESFFTAVKGIVSCFDNVFISSQLESVVYASWSRVQADINCMKDLYRRSSNWKYLINLCGMDFPIKTNQEIVEKLKALKGENSLETEKMPVYKEVRWKKHYEIIDGKVKNTGIDKQLPPLNTPIFSGSAYFVVSRRFVEHILESSKILKFIEWAKDTYSPDEYLWATIQRIPEVPGAVSSSDKYDVSDMNALARFVKWQYFEGDVSKGAPYPPCSGVHVRSVCVFGVGDLKWMLRNHHFFANKFDTDVDPFAVKCLEEYLRHKALYLQKN; encoded by the coding sequence atgctgaaaaggaAACTACGGTTTTGCCACAACTCATGCTTCAGGCTTTTCTTGGGTCTAACTCTGATTTTAGTAATCgtttcagttttgaaagttAACCAGAAACCAAACTTCTTAAATCGGAGACATCTAGAGCTGACTAAGGAAGACCCTACTGGCAATATTAACTGCACCAAGATAATAGAGGGTGATATAGAAGAAATTCAAAAGGTGAAGCTTGAGACATTATCAATATCATTTAAGAAGCGCCCCAAACTGACAGCCAATGACTATATTAATATGACAGCAGACTGTGCCTCTTTCACTAAGATGAGGAAATACATTATGGAACCTCTCAGCAATGAAGAAGCAGAATTTCCAATTGCTTACTCAATAGTGGTTTATCACAAAATCGAGATGCTTGATAGACTTCTAAGATCTATCTATGCTCCTCAGAATTTTTACTGCATCCATGTAGACAGAAAGTCTCCAGAATCCTTTTTTACCGCTGTGAAGGGAATAGTCTCATGTTTTGATAATGTCTTTATTTCCAGCCAGTTAGAGAGTGTTGTATATGCTTCATGGAGCAGGGTGCAGGCAGATATTAATTGCATGAAAGATCTCTACAGAAGAAGTTCAAACTGGAAATACCTAATAAACCTCTGTGGCATGGACTTTCCTATAAAGACCAACCAGGAAATAGTAGAGAAATTGAAAGCCCTTAAAGGTGAAAACAGcttggagacagaaaaaatgccTGTTTATAAAGAAGTAAGGTGGAAAAAACACTATGAGATTATTGATGGTAAGGTAAAGAACACAGGTATAGACAAACAACTGCCACCTCTCAATACTCCAATTTTTTCTGGTAGCGCCTATTTTGTAGTTAGCAGAAGATTTGTAGAACATATAttagaaagcagcaaaatcCTCAAATTTATTGAGTGGGCAAAAGACACTTACAGCCCTGATGAATACCTGTGGGCAACGATTCAGAGAATCCCTGAAGTGCCCGGTGCTGTTTCTTCTAGTGACAAGTACGACGTTTCTGATATGAATGCACTGGCCAGGTTTGTCAAATGGCAGTACTTTGAAGGAGATGTGTCTAAAGGTGCACCCTACCCACCATGCAGCGGAGTTCATGTTCGGTCTGTCTGTGTGTTTGGGGTAGGAGATCTGAAATGGATGCTGCGAAACCACCACTTCTTTGCTAATAAGTTTGATACTGATGTCGACCCTTTTGCAGTGAAATGTTTGGAAGAATATTTACGACATAAAGCTTTGTATCTgcaaaagaactga